A genome region from Chryseobacterium sp. G0186 includes the following:
- a CDS encoding DUF6705 family protein, whose translation MRNTLMILGIFTVFSCKAQQTYPLNTFPDDVPSGSYMKDLANELTSFTGTWVASFNGKNITLTITKQEHKTFKIPKSADYYYQDVLNVHYIIKNSNGVILQDNSNVQNEYDKNAIISMYVHNNIVSFYYTGTNCGIGWGSINLQKINNTQISWSYEPNVTVLTTKNCSGNTDLMIYLPETKDLIFTKQ comes from the coding sequence ATGAGAAACACACTAATGATATTAGGAATATTTACTGTGTTTTCCTGTAAAGCACAGCAAACGTATCCTCTCAATACATTCCCAGATGATGTTCCCTCTGGTTCATATATGAAAGATTTAGCAAATGAACTAACTTCTTTTACAGGAACTTGGGTGGCAAGTTTTAACGGAAAAAATATTACTTTAACCATTACAAAGCAAGAGCATAAAACATTCAAAATCCCTAAATCAGCGGATTACTATTATCAGGATGTATTGAATGTACATTATATAATAAAAAATTCTAATGGAGTAATACTACAAGATAACAGTAATGTTCAAAATGAATATGACAAAAATGCAATAATTAGTATGTATGTTCATAATAATATTGTTAGTTTTTATTATACAGGAACTAATTGTGGTATTGGTTGGGGCTCCATAAATCTACAGAAAATTAATAATACGCAAATTTCATGGTCCTACGAACCTAATGTCACTGTCCTGACAACAAAGAATTGTTCTGGAAATACTGATTTAATGATTTATCTCCCAGAAACAAAAGACTTAATTTTTACTAAACAGTAA
- a CDS encoding DUF2750 domain-containing protein — protein sequence MNQKEIENVISLEPIERYNYFIKKVADWEIFYTLLNESGEYALSELKDKKLFPMWSAREFAELCKVSGWETYTVKELKLDDLENEIIDFIADQNCLINVFPIYNRTGFVVSLIEFSKDLSEELKNYS from the coding sequence ATGAATCAAAAAGAAATTGAAAACGTAATATCTCTAGAACCGATTGAAAGATATAATTATTTTATAAAGAAAGTAGCCGATTGGGAAATATTTTACACATTACTCAATGAAAGTGGGGAGTATGCATTATCAGAACTTAAAGATAAAAAGTTATTTCCCATGTGGAGTGCGAGGGAATTTGCTGAACTATGCAAAGTCTCAGGATGGGAAACATATACAGTTAAAGAACTAAAGCTTGATGATTTAGAAAATGAAATTATTGATTTTATAGCCGATCAAAACTGTTTAATTAATGTGTTTCCAATATATAACAGAACTGGCTTTGTAGTAAGTCTAATAGAGTTTTCAAAAGATTTAAGTGAAGAACTCAAAAATTATAGCTAA
- a CDS encoding DUF6705 family protein gives MRSRLIILGIFTVFSCKAQQMLSLNASVYNSPTNSYFKDINNELDPYIGVWKASFQGKIILIKIIKELKVPFEMWGKNNFKDRLLVRYEIINNNGVILESSLNNNFNTKVKLLIEGSEIEDDLVKLIFAGGNCSVGIGEIILRKVNGTKVSWSYYPGTTTMNDKDCPPNLDYTIYLPETENLIFTKQ, from the coding sequence ATGAGAAGTAGACTAATCATATTAGGAATATTTACTGTGTTTTCTTGTAAAGCACAGCAAATGTTGTCACTCAATGCTTCTGTATATAATTCTCCTACAAATTCATATTTCAAAGATATAAATAATGAATTAGATCCATATATCGGTGTTTGGAAAGCTAGTTTTCAAGGAAAAATAATTTTAATAAAAATAATTAAAGAATTAAAAGTGCCTTTTGAAATGTGGGGTAAAAATAATTTCAAAGACAGATTATTAGTAAGGTATGAAATAATAAATAATAATGGTGTAATTTTAGAAAGTTCACTAAATAATAACTTTAATACTAAAGTTAAGTTATTAATTGAAGGATCGGAAATAGAGGATGATTTAGTAAAATTAATTTTTGCAGGTGGAAATTGTAGTGTAGGTATAGGTGAAATTATATTAAGAAAAGTTAATGGTACTAAAGTTTCATGGAGCTATTATCCGGGAACTACAACAATGAATGATAAGGATTGTCCTCCCAATCTTGACTATACCATCTATCTACCAGAAACGGAGAACTTAATTTTTACTAAGCAATAA
- a CDS encoding heme-binding domain-containing protein, whose protein sequence is MKKILIVILVAFVIIQFFPIDKTNPRPTPGMDFLKIKDTPEKVAKIIRTSCYDCHSNETVYPWYSGISPVSWFVKNHIDEGRKHLNFSTFAVYEPQRQLRKLDECIEMIEKKEMPLESYYVGHQNAKLTDDQRADLVKYFKQVKEDTERRIMFNK, encoded by the coding sequence ATGAAGAAAATATTAATTGTCATTCTTGTCGCTTTCGTTATCATTCAGTTTTTTCCTATTGATAAAACCAACCCGCGCCCTACACCGGGCATGGATTTTTTGAAAATAAAGGATACTCCTGAAAAAGTTGCTAAAATTATCAGAACATCTTGCTATGACTGCCATTCCAATGAAACAGTTTACCCTTGGTACTCTGGTATTTCACCGGTTTCATGGTTTGTGAAAAATCATATCGATGAAGGCAGAAAACATCTTAATTTTTCTACCTTTGCAGTGTATGAGCCTCAGAGACAGCTCCGCAAACTGGATGAATGCATAGAGATGATTGAGAAAAAAGAAATGCCTCTTGAGTCTTATTATGTGGGACATCAAAATGCAAAATTAACTGATGATCAGCGAGCAGATCTGGTTAAATACTTCAAACAGGTAAAAGAAGACACAGAAAGAAGAATCATGTTTAATAAATAA
- the katG gene encoding catalase/peroxidase HPI — MENDLNDISKCPFHNGTMKKNVAGGGTQNQDWWPDQLRVDLLRQHSSLSNPMDKDFDYAEAFKSLDIEAVKKDLHALMTDSQDWWPADFGHYGPLFIRMAWHSAGTYRVGDGRGGAGAGQQRFAPLNSWPDNVSLDKARRLLWPIKQKYGRNISWADLLILTGNIALESMGFKTFGFAGGREDVWEPDADVYWGSEKTWLGGDVRYAHGSEGAIEKGAVLPTDDNADGDIHSRNLENPLAAVQMGLIYVNPEGPDGNPDPIAAAKDIRDTFGRMAMDDEETVALIAGGHTFGKTHGAGPADHVGKEPEGAGIELQGLGWASSYKSGVGRDAISSGLEVTWTETPTQWSNYFFKNLFENEWELTKSPAGAHQWVAKNGAEIIPDAFDSSKKHRPTMLTTDLSLRLDPVYEKISRHFYENPDAFADAFARAWFKLTHRDMGPRARYLGSDVPQEELIWQDPIPEVNHELINDTDAESLKSKILSSGLSISELVSTAWASASTFRGSDKRGGANGARIRLEPQRNWEVNNPAQLQKVLGVLEGIQKEFNDSQNGDKKISLADIIVLAGNAAVEAAAKNAGHEVKVPFAPGRMDASQEQTDVESMGYLEPAADGFRNYLKRKFTVSTESLLIDKAQLLTLTAPELTVLIGGMRALDTNFDGTKHGVFTSRPGALTNDFFVNLLDMGTQWKAMSGDNELYIGTDRSTGQPKWTATRADLVFGSNSELRAIAEVYASADAQGKFINDFVTTWTKVMNLDRFDLA, encoded by the coding sequence ATGGAAAACGATTTGAATGACATCAGTAAATGCCCGTTTCATAACGGAACAATGAAGAAGAATGTAGCAGGTGGCGGTACCCAGAATCAAGATTGGTGGCCGGATCAGCTGAGAGTAGATCTCCTGCGTCAGCATTCATCATTATCCAACCCTATGGATAAAGATTTTGACTATGCTGAAGCATTTAAAAGCCTTGATATTGAAGCTGTAAAAAAAGATCTTCATGCATTAATGACAGATTCACAGGACTGGTGGCCGGCAGATTTCGGTCATTATGGACCTCTTTTTATCCGTATGGCTTGGCATAGTGCCGGAACTTATCGTGTAGGTGACGGTAGAGGTGGAGCAGGAGCAGGACAGCAGCGTTTTGCCCCTTTGAACAGCTGGCCGGATAACGTCAGCCTGGATAAAGCAAGAAGATTATTGTGGCCTATTAAGCAAAAATATGGCAGAAATATATCATGGGCAGACCTTTTAATCCTTACAGGAAATATAGCCCTTGAATCAATGGGATTCAAAACTTTTGGATTTGCAGGAGGACGTGAAGATGTCTGGGAACCGGATGCTGATGTATACTGGGGTTCTGAAAAAACATGGCTGGGAGGAGATGTTCGTTATGCCCATGGCTCTGAAGGGGCGATAGAAAAAGGAGCAGTTCTTCCTACCGATGATAATGCAGATGGTGACATCCACTCCAGAAATTTAGAAAATCCGTTGGCAGCTGTACAGATGGGATTAATCTATGTAAACCCTGAAGGACCGGACGGAAACCCTGATCCGATTGCTGCAGCGAAGGATATCCGGGATACTTTCGGTCGTATGGCTATGGATGATGAAGAAACGGTAGCCTTGATTGCAGGAGGGCATACTTTTGGAAAAACCCACGGTGCAGGTCCGGCAGATCATGTTGGTAAAGAACCTGAAGGGGCAGGAATTGAATTACAGGGATTAGGATGGGCCAGCAGCTACAAATCAGGAGTTGGAAGAGATGCCATTTCCAGTGGACTGGAAGTAACCTGGACGGAAACACCGACTCAATGGAGTAATTATTTCTTTAAAAACCTGTTTGAAAATGAATGGGAATTAACGAAAAGTCCTGCGGGAGCCCATCAATGGGTAGCAAAAAATGGTGCTGAAATTATTCCAGACGCATTTGATTCTTCTAAAAAGCACAGACCAACAATGCTTACAACAGATCTTTCTTTAAGACTGGATCCTGTTTATGAAAAAATTTCAAGACATTTTTATGAAAATCCGGATGCCTTTGCCGATGCCTTTGCAAGAGCGTGGTTTAAGCTTACCCACAGGGATATGGGACCTCGTGCCCGTTATTTGGGATCAGATGTTCCTCAGGAAGAATTGATCTGGCAGGATCCTATCCCTGAAGTAAATCATGAACTGATCAATGATACTGATGCTGAATCTCTTAAATCTAAAATTTTATCTTCCGGTCTTAGTATTTCCGAATTGGTTTCTACAGCGTGGGCTTCTGCATCTACATTTAGAGGAAGTGATAAGCGTGGTGGAGCAAACGGAGCCAGAATAAGACTGGAGCCTCAAAGAAACTGGGAAGTAAATAACCCGGCCCAATTACAGAAAGTTTTGGGAGTATTGGAGGGAATTCAAAAAGAATTTAATGATTCTCAAAACGGAGATAAGAAAATATCATTGGCTGACATTATTGTTTTAGCAGGGAATGCCGCGGTGGAAGCTGCTGCCAAAAATGCAGGACATGAAGTTAAAGTTCCTTTTGCACCTGGAAGAATGGATGCTTCTCAAGAGCAGACCGATGTAGAATCTATGGGATATCTGGAACCTGCTGCTGATGGATTTAGAAACTATCTGAAAAGAAAATTCACCGTATCTACAGAGTCTTTATTAATTGATAAGGCACAATTGTTAACGCTTACCGCTCCGGAGCTAACGGTATTGATTGGCGGAATGCGTGCTTTGGATACGAATTTTGATGGTACAAAACATGGAGTATTCACCAGTCGCCCGGGAGCTCTTACCAATGATTTCTTTGTGAATCTTCTGGATATGGGAACGCAATGGAAGGCCATGTCGGGAGATAATGAATTATATATAGGAACAGACCGCTCAACGGGTCAACCAAAATGGACAGCTACAAGAGCTGATCTTGTTTTCGGATCAAACTCAGAGTTGAGAGCTATTGCTGAAGTGTATGCAAGTGCTGATGCCCAAGGGAAATTTATCAATGATTTTGTTACCACCTGGACTAAGGTGATGAATCTGGATAGATTTGATCTGGCTTAA
- a CDS encoding DUF6705 family protein: protein MRNTLMILGIFAMVSCKAQQQTLPLNTSALDAPIDSYFKDLNNELDYYTGTWKASFQEKTITLQILKKIKEPIKVFSKNFYTDQLFVRYEITKNGVISESTLDQNFTNSSRLSIESVYTQDNGNSITLLFSGGNCSVGIGTIVLKKINTTQFSWGYYPGTTTMNDKDCPPNLDYTIYLPETENLVFTKQ from the coding sequence ATGAGAAATACACTAATGATATTAGGAATATTTGCTATGGTTTCTTGTAAAGCACAACAGCAAACACTTCCTTTAAATACTTCTGCACTTGATGCCCCTATAGATTCATACTTTAAAGATCTTAACAATGAATTAGATTATTATACCGGAACATGGAAAGCATCTTTTCAGGAGAAAACTATAACTCTACAGATATTAAAGAAAATAAAAGAACCAATAAAAGTTTTTAGTAAAAACTTTTATACAGATCAATTATTTGTCAGATATGAAATTACAAAAAACGGGGTAATATCCGAAAGTACATTAGATCAAAATTTCACTAACAGTTCCCGTCTTTCAATAGAAAGTGTTTATACACAAGATAATGGAAATAGCATTACATTACTTTTTTCTGGAGGGAATTGTAGTGTAGGTATAGGAACGATTGTATTAAAAAAAATAAATACTACACAATTTTCTTGGGGATATTATCCAGGAACTACAACAATGAATGATAAAGATTGCCCTCCCAATCTTGACTATACCATCTATCTACCAGAAACGGAGAACTTAGTGTTTACTAAGCAATAA
- a CDS encoding DUF6705 family protein gives MRNTLMILGIFAMVSCKAQQQTIPLNSSVLGAVENSYFKDMNNELDYYIGTWKSSFQDKTITLQISKQINVSMKAFGKNFYTDRLFTRYEIKKNGAILENTLNKDFTNDIGLSIRSLSSKDDGNSVTFLFSGGNCSVGIGTIILKKINATQFSWGYYPGTTTRNDKNCPPNKDYTIYLPETENLVFTKQ, from the coding sequence ATGAGAAATACACTAATGATATTAGGAATATTTGCTATGGTTTCCTGTAAAGCACAGCAACAAACCATTCCATTAAATAGCTCTGTCCTTGGTGCTGTTGAAAATTCATATTTTAAAGATATGAACAATGAATTAGATTATTATATCGGAACATGGAAAAGCTCCTTTCAAGATAAAACTATTACTTTACAGATATCAAAACAAATAAACGTATCAATGAAAGCCTTTGGTAAAAATTTTTATACAGACCGACTATTTACTAGATATGAAATAAAAAAAAATGGAGCAATATTAGAAAATACATTAAATAAAGATTTCACCAATGATATAGGGCTTTCAATAAGAAGTTTATCCTCTAAAGATGATGGTAATAGTGTTACTTTTCTTTTTTCTGGAGGGAATTGTAGTGTAGGTATAGGAACGATTATATTAAAAAAAATAAATGCTACACAATTTTCTTGGGGATATTATCCAGGAACTACAACAAGGAATGATAAGAATTGTCCTCCCAATAAAGACTACACCATCTATCTTCCAGAAACAGAGAACTTAGTGTTTACTAAGCAATAA
- a CDS encoding thiol-disulfide oxidoreductase DCC family protein — MENWENKHIVFFDGDCGVCNFWVQWILERDKKDKFMFASLQSDFGQQFLSERGLETTEFNTMYLWKPKRYYLIKSRAVLQIANLLGGVYKLSAIGKIMPAYLSDKVYDVISRNRMKLANQKCYLPDPHQKKKFIQV, encoded by the coding sequence GTGGAAAACTGGGAAAACAAACATATTGTATTTTTTGACGGCGACTGTGGAGTGTGTAACTTCTGGGTACAATGGATTTTGGAAAGGGATAAAAAAGACAAATTCATGTTTGCCTCATTACAATCAGATTTTGGGCAGCAATTTTTGTCCGAAAGAGGGTTAGAAACTACAGAATTCAACACCATGTATCTTTGGAAACCCAAACGATACTATCTGATTAAATCAAGAGCTGTGCTGCAAATTGCCAACTTATTGGGGGGAGTTTACAAGCTTTCAGCTATTGGTAAAATTATGCCTGCCTATTTGAGTGACAAGGTATATGATGTTATTTCCAGAAACAGAATGAAGCTGGCTAATCAAAAATGCTATCTTCCGGATCCGCATCAGAAGAAAAAATTTATTCAAGTGTAA
- a CDS encoding DUF6705 family protein — MKINIIIFLLIGSVFCKAQQEYPINTMPFNLPPNSYIKDFNNELNPYIGTWLSEYNGQQITLYINKVINKNFSYKDKIYFKDAIIVKYIIKNNLGNILQSTIENNDDKRNFISHTVINTASNQLGLYYTGADCGIGWGSIEIKKLNSTQISWSYYPNSTTLNNITCPNVVDTKIYLPETENLVFTKQ, encoded by the coding sequence ATGAAAATAAATATAATTATCTTCTTGTTAATAGGTAGTGTGTTCTGTAAGGCGCAGCAAGAGTATCCAATAAATACAATGCCCTTTAACCTACCTCCTAACTCATATATCAAGGATTTTAATAATGAATTAAATCCTTATATTGGGACTTGGCTCTCTGAATACAATGGCCAACAAATTACACTGTATATTAATAAAGTTATAAATAAGAATTTTAGCTATAAAGATAAAATCTATTTTAAGGATGCCATAATAGTGAAATATATTATAAAAAATAATTTAGGGAATATACTTCAAAGTACTATAGAAAACAATGATGATAAAAGAAATTTTATTTCACATACAGTAATAAATACGGCGTCTAATCAATTAGGATTATACTATACTGGTGCAGATTGTGGTATTGGATGGGGAAGTATTGAGATTAAAAAATTAAATAGTACTCAAATCTCATGGTCATATTATCCAAATAGTACTACACTTAACAATATTACTTGTCCTAATGTTGTTGATACAAAAATATATCTTCCAGAAACAGAGAACTTAGTGTTTACTAAGCAATAA